TACCGTTCACGTTGCGTGTATCAACGGCTACAATCACAAACTGCACGCCGAAGGCTTTAGCCAGTTCATCAATCAAGGCCGGATTACGTACCGCTGCTGAATTGATGGAGATTTTATCGGCACCGGCATTTAACAAAACGTCGGCGTCGGCAATTTCATTGATCCCACCACCAATGGTGAACGGGATATTGATCTGACGGGCCACAGCCTTAACCAGTTCTACCATCGTTTTACGGCGCTCGTGCGTAGCCGTAATATCCAGAAACACCAGCTCATCAGCACCTTGCTGAGAGTAATTCCACGCCAGTTCTACCGGGTCGCCGGCATCGCGCAGGTCTACAAAGTTTACGCCTTTTACCGTGCGGCCGTCTTTAACGTCCAGGCAGGGAACGATGCGCTTGGCTAAGCCAGAGCCCGAAGGGCGACGATTATATAAGTTATTGTCTTTCAAACCTCAGAATAATTAAACCCCATGTCATTTCGACCAACGGGAGAACTGCTCTCTTGAGCGTTAGCGAAAAAATCTTTTCGATCATGCATCCCGGTAAATCCCATCGAAAAGATTTCTCTCTTCGCTGCGCTACGTTCGAAATGACATGGTTTTTTATTGGCCCTTCGGGCCGGGGGGCTTTAGATCGAAATCAGCGACTGCAAATTCCAGTTCTTAATCTCCTCAATAGTAATGCGCTCTTCATAGATAGCTTTGCCCACTACTACCGATTCTACCTTGATCTTGTTCAGCGCCTCCACGTCTTCAATTGAAGATACACCGCCCGATGCAATCAGTTTGATGAATGGTGAATGATCCAGCAGTTTTGAGTACAACTCAATGCCAGCACCGCCCAGTTTGCCATCTTTACCAATATCGGTACACAGGAAACGGAAGAAGCCTAAAGACAAACATCTGTCCACATAATCCATCAGTTTGATGGGTGAGCTTTCCATCCAGCCAGAGTATTTAATTACCTCATCAAGCACGTCAATGGCAACAACAATATGGTCGCTGCAGTTGTCGCGGCCGCAAAGATCTTTGCTTAAGTCGGGCAGGAAAGTAGGGT
This region of Mucilaginibacter yixingensis genomic DNA includes:
- the hisF gene encoding imidazole glycerol phosphate synthase subunit HisF, which gives rise to MKDNNLYNRRPSGSGLAKRIVPCLDVKDGRTVKGVNFVDLRDAGDPVELAWNYSQQGADELVFLDITATHERRKTMVELVKAVARQINIPFTIGGGINEIADADVLLNAGADKISINSAAVRNPALIDELAKAFGVQFVIVAVDTRNVNGKNLVHLNGGRIATEKETFNWILEAEQRGAGEILLTSMDHDGTKGGFDNTFLKQVNDAVHIPVIASGGAGSKQHFVDVFEQTNVDAALAASVFHYGEILIPDLKQVLRNHHIEVR
- a CDS encoding HisA/HisF-related TIM barrel protein translates to MYIIPAIDILDKKVVRLREGDYSQKTEYNVTLEEMIERYQSNGTNLIHIIDLNGAKGDFSNQQYLFDVIRKTDMKVQYGGGIRSIDKVKELIDAGIQRVIVGTQAITNPTFLPDLSKDLCGRDNCSDHIVVAIDVLDEVIKYSGWMESSPIKLMDYVDRCLSLGFFRFLCTDIGKDGKLGGAGIELYSKLLDHSPFIKLIASGGVSSIEDVEALNKIKVESVVVGKAIYEERITIEEIKNWNLQSLISI